In a genomic window of Brettanomyces nanus chromosome 1, complete sequence:
- a CDS encoding uncharacterized protein (BUSCO:EOG0934068C) produces the protein MLTTKKLSKASPLSELKRSRFEKYSVILSKAKEVRLVDLKSNPGLFNPQAFPSGRLIYHFSDHNDDSETLFLHDFEPFRKTFLVVGIMQWTDRLTDDKVRESRNNLKKLFPNVVSHFIIAFDAPSSATTKVDGVHLINQDKSNLVTAVCEISSRFLAEFSTYASSYQHVTLRSPGSIIGSKRPTPGLSLMAKQRRRISGSFDLNVEKSKKYKTKGRRLKLYANFYLLAGNLRNSLSNFCEAIFYLKSVNDYLWLASALDGLSTCILLLARVDTAFQLPGFVSTLLDSNSSNGRDSVLMSPFSSPASSPRPSLQLPVSISSSIQASSSVQLSPLPLSSIWEMIHRIFAKTFEFYQSTFLQGEDCVPLIVFCECNLRFIGLFTSVCIERELNRSVINHTVYGTCLSRKRIPEDIGDFDHVEFSGIFSQIFSDRFEELSTEQKCTIYDFMISTCDKLRLFRKKSLLVNGFIQLMLSTGLENYRYIYTNAELREVLDSHCQVYGINAAEFPSFRNEPNVLQKKMLFEVFEFCQQVSFLEGVVKYGSILLADFPTLLTDGEQQTIYKGVREDMSKTEAKDIRYWDQQVLQNIEFRNESNDYLVQNELSDALITVRNPFAFDIEISGLQVCSADDTFSLTTQLNSRRQNLISIQYNVPILLRPRTTVSVPIFLVPDSSGKLNLVGIMASICGCDTQLFKTMDDQSNEDDNAGNRMKCKSISLKNTLDVVKQPMSKTRVWSVNVIYEQPLLKLVEVKLSNKWILLLEGECKKFDITLKNYSHVEINNMVSTFIDSTIEPLNQLLTNKNLSPNEVYEIEYYLIKKKPFQILNKKEMQYIKGNNSFNLAMEIWGKRGVKEAKLILEYSHKRKEDTFNEYDFTRSITIPVNVSVYPSVELVGCDIIPLSSRTKVSTNNHGDCWTYLEKMTSQSYKMSDFCLLALDFLNSWTEEMEVTVQCLLTGSTNADFQEQNGPIVPLPEDSFNMRLNLRSKKSVRVLIPIKRMDFTEEMLNQRIPSLRNKQFIYDSRTPLAEQVFIKHAFWYRDELLKRIRACWKIPDKVENSVYAGRFGTIDLRSIRFSSKMVSILEVEKIGLNIQLLDTQEKEIDSDAVQLNTFYTLRVILKNRNDTAVFGMLRHLPVCRGSGTPLEKKVLFNGVLQKSIGKELKPGESRQFDLGIVFLEKGEYEWGALFDEMEKISGKMAIKDQHLQREQLKVKVC, from the exons ATGTTAACCACCAAAAAATTGTCCAAAGCTTCTCCTTTATCGG aattgaagagatctcGATTCGAAAAGTACAGTGTGATACTCTCCAAGGCCAAAGAGGTGCGATTGGTGGACCTCAAGAGCAATCCGGGACTATTCAATCCGCAGGCTTTTCCTTCAGGCCGTCTAATTTATCATTTCAGTGACCATAATGACGATTCAGAgactctttttcttcatgattTTGAGCCTTTTAGGAAGACCTTCTTGGTGGTCGGCATAATGCAATGGACGGATAGACTGACTGACGATAAGGTCAGAGAATCGAGAAACAATTTAAAGAAGCTCTTTCCCAATGTGGTATCGCATTTCATCATAGCTTTCGATGCTCCTTCGTCTGCAACGACCAAAGTTGACGGTGTTCATCTAATCAATCAGGACAAGTCCAATCTGGTTACTGCTGTTTGCGAGATTTCGTCTCGATTTCTTGCCGAATTTTCGACATATGCTTCATCCTACCAGCATGTGACTTTAAGGTCTCCTGGCTCTATAATAGGCAGCAAGAGACCTACACCCGGCCTGTCGCTGATGGCGAAACAAAGAAGACGAATCTCTGGCTCCTTCGACTTGAACGTGGAGAAATCCAAAAAGTACAAAACCAAGGGACGACGCTTGAAGCTCTATGCAAACTTCTACTTACTTGCAGGTAACTTGAGGAACTCACTCTCGAATTTTTGTGAGGCTATCTTTTACTTGAAATCCGTCAACGACTACTTGTGGCTGGCATCCGCTTTGGACGGACTATCGACTTGTATTTTACTTCTGGCACGTGTGGACACCGCATTTCAACTTCCAGGATTTGtttcaactcttctggATTCCAATAGCAGCAACGGCAGAGACTCTGTGCTGATgtctcctttttcttcacccGCTTCTTCTCCCAGACCATCGTTACAACTTCCTGTCTCCATATCGAGCTCGATTCAGGCATCCTCGTCGGTGCAACTTTCTCCCCTACCATTGTCGTCAATCTGGGAGATGATTCATAGGATTTTTGCCAAGACTTTTGAGTTTTATCAATCCACATTTCTTCAAGGCGAAGATTGCGTTCCTCTGATTGTCTTTTGCGAATGCAACCTTCGCTTTATTGGATTGTTCACTTCCGTGTGCATTGAACGTGAATTGAATAGAAGCGTCATTAATCATACCGTTTATGGAACATGCCTTTCCAGAAAGCGGATTCCAGAGGATATAGGCGATTTTGATCACGTGGAGTTTTCAGGCATATTCTCTCAAATATTTAGTGATCGGTTCGAAGAGCTGTCCACAGAACAGAAGTGCACTATATATGACTTCATGATTTCAACCTGCGACAAACTTAGACtgttcagaaagaaatcatTGCTTGTTAATGGATTCATTCAACTCATGCTTTCTACTGGCCTCGAGAATTATCGATACATTTATACAAATGCTGAGCTAAGAGAAGTGTTGGATTCTCATTGTCAAGTTTACGGTATCAATGCAGCTgaatttccttcttttaGGAATGAACCAAATGttctccagaagaagatgctctTTGAAGTATTTGAGTTCTGCCAACAGGTATCATTTTTAGAGGGTGTAGTGAAATACGGATCTATACTATTGGCGGACTTCCCTACTTTGCTAACGGATGGCGAACAACAGACAATTTATAAAGGGGTGAGAGAAGACATGTCGAAGACGGAAGCCAAAGATATTCGCTACTGGGACCAACAAGTACTTCAAAACATCGAATTCCGTAACGAGTCAAACGACTATCTAGTACAAAATGAACTCAGCGATGCGCTAATCACAGTGAGAAATCCGTTTGCTTTCGATATAGAGATTTCGGGTCTTCAGGTTTGTTCTGCAGATGATACCTTTTCGCTTACTACCCAGCTGAATTCAAGACGTCAGAATTTGATCTCCATTCAATACAACGTCCCAATCTTGTTGAGGCCAAGAACGACAGTGTCAGTACCTATTTTTCTTGTACCTGATTCTAGCGGGAAGTTAAATTTGGTTGGAATAATGGCCTCTATTTGTGGCTGTGATACCCAGCTTTTCAAGACGATGGACGACCAATCAAACGAAGACGACAATGCGGGCAACCGAATGAAATGTAAGtccatttctttgaaaaatacGTTGGATGTGGTTAAACAACCAATGAGCAAGACTCGGGTTTGGTCGGTGAACGTGATTTATGAACAACCGCTCTTGAAGTTGGTCGAAGTCAAGCTCAGCAACAAATGGATTTTACTGTTGGAAGGTGAATGCAAGAAGTTCGATATTACACTGAAAAATTATTCACATGTAGAGATTAATAATATGGTATCGACGTTTATTGACTCCACTATTGAACCATTgaatcaacttcttacAAACAAGAACTTGTCCCCGAATGAAGTGTACGAGATAGAATACTACttgatcaaaaagaagcCGTTCCAAATATTgaataagaaggagatgcAGTACATTAAGGGCAACAACAGCTTTAACTTGGCCATGGAAATATGGGGTAAACGAGGTGTGAAAGAGGCCAAACTAATTTTAGAGTATTCACATAAAAGGAAGGAGGACACTTTTAACGAATACGACTTCACACGGTCCATTACAATTCCAGTCAACGTTTCTGTATATCCAAGTGTCGAACTAGTTGGATGCGATATTATTCCTTTGTCGTCTAGAACCAAGGTATCCACCAACAATCATGGTGACTGTTGGACTTATCTTGAGAAGATGACTTCTCAAAGCTATAAAATGTCTGACTTTTGCCTTCTAGCTCTTGATTTCCTCAACTCGTGGacagaagaaatggaggTAACCGTTCAATGCTTGCTCACCGGTTCCACCAATGCAGATTTTCAGGAGCAGAACGGACCAATAGTGCCTCTTCCTGAGGACTCATTCAATATGAGACTTAATCTTCGCAGTAAGAAAAGTGTTAGAGTGCTCATTCCTATTAAACGGATGGACTTCACAGAGGAAATGTTGAACCAAAGAATACCTAGCTTGAGAAATAAACAGTTCATCTATGACTCCAGAACGCCATTGGCGGAGCAGGTTTTCATTAAGCATGCATTTTGGTACAGAGATGAACTTCTGAAAAGAATTAGAGCATGCTGGAAGATCCCTGACAAGGTGGAGAATTCTGTTTATGCTGGAAGATTTGGAACGATTGATCTCAGAAGTATTAGATTTTCTTCTAAGATGGTGAGCATCCTTGAAGTGGAGAAGATTGGACTCAATATACAGCTACTGGATACgcaagagaaagaaatagaCTCTGATGCCGTACAATTGAATACCTTCTACACTTTAAGGGTGATACTAAAGAACAGGAACGATACTGCTGTATTTGGTATGCTTCGACATCTTCCAGTGTGTAGGGGTTCGGGTACTCCactagaaaaaaaagtgttATTTAATGGAGTTCTCCAGAAATCGATCGGTAAAGAGTTGAAGCCAGGAGAGTCGAGGCAGTTTGATCTAGGCATTGTATTTTTAGAGAAGGGTGAATACGAATGGGGGGCTCTGTTTGATGAAAtggaaaaaatttcaggTAAGATGGCTATCAAGGATCAACATCTACAGAGAGAACAGCTAAAAGTCAAAGTTTGCTAA
- a CDS encoding uncharacterized protein (BUSCO:EOG09340F61): protein MSGCIARANGWQVGLEEQYLATNPNGEIVSLYQTNSAAPNEDDTVTKVVEKGGFESIQCIGYSSSNPGLMAVGQLDGSCAVLNIRNNEMTPLTLKPRQARSCNSISFNENGLIAMGYDRGRQDHSIQIWDIRDYARDGVHSDKGIGTKVLSYVPNESISSISFCTTEPNNFLAGSYKLLREFDIRSAEKPVYQLATRCTLNIHIDPFNPHIFASNSEDGTLAIWDRRKLTDLAQMNSHASSSILSEGPMLIFHKLLGDYRRRTGGSPYRFSSVLKGEISSLFDGDLVRRWQIGVIPPLKSEIKQYQSIIEQNKSENPNFASRIPEPRDDLFISKVCDVKTKYERVISFDYAPSLNSEYGIDLVCMRQSGSVYKMSVIESQAAIHFNSYNGLTFTGPNGTCTKFLDDELSKENGEGKKPNVVETSKSSKDTTSNGVGATDGIGSNNEENDMDGISEEMSQTSMTKPDSNSVLDIFVGDHDVMRLTSDALLENDICSVIRKRAILGYGTDPKKNLDVLDSLKTLETQSQLRNTWKWIDISYDLISSGKMTYKNFDFGYMGVWGMWHVAENFDAASRYYGTKEATQKDVMTAVRAIVSRRANEIKVMACPVIGFKGGSTKELQRRLAMYVIGWDFSVQELEDKYTRLIAKGDYERAAGWAVFHGDISRAVKILASSKKATFRIISAAMAAYSAFKDSPINNEWKDQCRQLASELDDPYLRVIFAYIADGNWWDVLDESALPLRERLGVALRFLKDGELDVYLDRLMEDETKRGEIEGMIVTGITHQGIELLQSFVDRTSDSQSACLIASFSCPKYFQAAKVESWAQSYRILLNSWNLFAVRAKYDVARRKLSRRINGVEQAKAVPRQAYLQCTNCHKSISEKGMGSNTSSGSSLKVSSNLRKNVGHVCPHCGYPFPRCAICLITQGVPVPKDLIQVDMTDEDLRRRLAGKEREELSSKDDTTAQPDQSAVHNMTEATATATTNAPEIATATTIITTSVSPGPVTQTESQFKEWFSFCLSCNHCMHAGHAEEWFSKHYVCPVPDCNCKCNNK from the coding sequence ATGTCCGGATGCATTGCTAGAGCCAACGGGTGGCAAGTTggtcttgaagaacaataTCTTGCCACCAATCCAAACGGAGAGATTGTCTCCCTATATCAAACCAACAGTGCAGCTCCCAACGAGGATGACACTGTTACGAAGGTAGTAGAAAAGGGTGGCTTTGAAAGCATCCAATGTATTGGCTATTCGTCTTCAAACCCAGGACTTATGGCTGTTGGTCAATTGGACGGCAGCTGTGCAGTTCTCAATATACGGAACAACGAGATGACTCCCCTTACTCTCAAGCCAAGACAAGCTAGATCATGCAATTCGATTTCGTTCAACGAGAACGGTCTTATAGCTATGGGGTACGATAGGGGAAGACAGGATCATTCCATTCAGATTTGGGATATTCGCGATTACGCCCGAGATGGAGTTCACAGTGATAAAGGAATAGGAACTAAAGTGCTTAGCTATGTTCCTAATGAGAGCATatcttccatctccttctgcACTACCGAACCTAACAATTTTTTGGCGGGAAGCTATAAGCTTCTGCGGGAGTTTGATATACGCTCGGCAGAAAAGCCTGTCTATCAGTTGGCAACTCGTTGCACTTTGAACATCCACATTGACCCCTTCAATCCTCACATCTTTGCCTCTAATAGCGAGGACGGCACTTTGGCTATTTGGGATCGACGTAAGTTGACGGATCTGGCACAGATGAACAGCCATGCTTCTTCTAGTATACTTAGTGAAGGTCCTATGCTTATCTTTCACAAGCTTTTGGGTGATTACCGGCGTAGAACGGGTGGCTCTCCATACCGATTTTCCTCTGTGTTGAAAGGTGAAATTTCCTCATTATTTGATGGGGATCTTGTTAGAAGGTGGCAGATCGGTGTTATTCCACCGTTAAAATCAGAAATAAAACAGTATCAGTCGATTATTGAGCAGAACAAGTCGGAAAATCCCAATTTCGCTTCTAGAATCCCAGAACCAAGAGACGATTTGTTCATTTCTAAAGTGTGTGATGTGAAAACAAAGTATGAGCGTGTAATTTCATTTGATTATGCTCCAAGCTTGAATTCTGAGTATGGAATTGATCTTGTCTGTATGCGGCAGTCCGGAAGCGTCTACAAGATGTCTGTTATAGAGAGTCAAGCGGCCATACATTTCAATTCATACAATGGTCTTACGTTTACAGGACCGAATGGTACTTGTACAAAGTTCTTGGATGATGAGCTgtccaaagaaaatggagaGGGGAAAAAGCCGAATGTCGTGGAAACAAGCAAGAGCAGTAAGGATACTACCAGCAACGGCGTCGGGGCCACAGACGGTATTGGAAGcaataatgaagagaacgatATGGATGGAATTTCTGAAGAGATGTCGCAGACATCGATGACGAAGCCAGACAGTAACTCTGTGCTTGATATATTTGTAGGAGATCATGACGTAATGAGACTTACTTCAGACGCCTTGTTGGAGAATGATATCTGCTCAGTTATTCGGAAAAGGGCCATACTGGGATATGGAACGGatccgaagaagaacctgGATGTCTTGGACTCGTTAAAAACCCTGGAGACACAGTCTCAGTTAAGGAATACGTGGAAATGGATTGACATTTCTTATGACCTTATATCGTCTGGCAAGATGACGTACAaaaactttgattttggatACATGGGTGTATGGGGCATGTGGCATGTTGCAGAGAACTTTGATGCTGCCAGCAGATATTATGGCACCAAAGAAGCTACTCAAAAAGATGTTATGACCGCAGTTCGAGCTATTGTATCTAGAAGAGCAAATGAGATCAAGGTAATGGCATGCCCAGTAATTGGGTTTAAAGGCGGTAGCACCAAGGAGCTACAACGTCGATTGGCAATGTATGTGATAGGCTGGGATTTTAGTGTACAAGAGCTTGAGGATAAATACACTCGCCTCATTGCAAAAGGTGACTACGAAAGAGCGGCAGGATGGGCTGTTTTCCATGGCGATATATCCAGAGCTGTGAAGATCCTTGCCTCATCCAAGAAGGCAACATTTAGAATAATATCTGCAGCGATGGCAGCATACTCTGCCTTCAAAGACTCTCCTATAAACAACGAATGGAAGGACCAATGCAGACAGTTGGCTTCTGAATTGGATGATCCATATCTACGAGTAATATTTGCGTACATTGCAGATGGCAACTGGTGGGATGTGCTGGACGAGTCGGCGTTGCCATTACGAGAGAGGTTGGGAGTTGCATTGCGATTCCTCAAGGACGGAGAGTTGGACGTTTATCTAGATAGGTTGATGGAGGACGAGACAAAACGTGGAGAAATCGAGGGTATGATAGTCACGGGGATTACTCACCAAGGTATCgagcttcttcaatcatttGTGGATAGAACAAGTGACTCTCAGAGTGCGTGTCTGATTGCTTCATTTTCCTGTCCCAAGTATTTTCAGGCTGCAAAAGTGGAATCATGGGCACAAAGCTACAGAATCCTACTTAATAGTTGGAACCTATTTGCAGTCCGTGCGAAATATGATGTGGCTCGCAGGAAGCTGTCACGCCGAATCAATGGTGTGGAGCAGGCCAAAGCAGTTCCACGTCAGGCATACCTACAATGTACCAACTGCCATAAGAGTATATCTGAGAAGGGCATGGGCTCAAATACTAGTTCTGGATCTTCGTTGAAAGTATCTTCCAATTTGCGCAAGAATGTGGGCCACGTGTGTCCTCACTGTGGTTATCCTTTCCCAAGATGTGCCATATGTCTCATCACCCAGGGAGTTCCTGTTCCAAAGGATCTGATCCAAGTGGACATgacagatgaagatcttaGACGGAGACTTGCGGGTAAAGAAAGGGAAGAATTATCTTCTAAGGACGATACAACAGCACAGCCAGACCAAAGTGCTGTTCATAATATGACGGAAGCTACTGCTACTGCAACTACAAATGCACCTGAAATTGCTACTGCGACTACAATTATTACGACTTCAGTGTCGCCAGGCCCAGTTACACAGACCGAATCGCAGTTCAAAGAATGGTTCAGCTTCTGCCTCTCGTGCAATCACTGCATGCATGCTGGTCATGCCGAAGAGTGGTTTTCCAAACATTACGTTTGTCCCGTTCCTGATTGCAACTGCAAATGCAATAACAAGTGA
- a CDS encoding uncharacterized protein (BUSCO:EOG09340K47), which yields MTEPDNVIADILKKIERERNIAIGANNLRKETSNAHVIQRCSTQIREAQKNIEYLEETLKKMTLKQRQQQQRHHHNHNGEGKSDGSSESQSEEEEEKTPVHKPAFTVLDLLKYECPSLGHRIQYMLQLLQFKMQVEEQYREANEKIYKLYEADGDRKSLSMAQEQRLDSDRRLQLIRKSLKQYQSLFVDVDEVARENAVINTYHKNSLTGVLSLTITAIRNVDHISSPLLERNPECTIVIKVDDTTRGTTKAVRTDRWNENFDIEVSHANELSFTIYDKQGNQDIPVALCWLPLSDIAEEIRRKKVSQQRGQQDTWISASSLQQHPGFSSNTTMGPQANNNGIISSGRDSLTLPSSGSSFSNSSPNDASNITSSCWFEMEPSGQILVTLGFIKTEKANQSPAFNGLGRHGAIRQRKEEVTEYHGHKFVQKQFYNIMCCAVCGDFLRYSGFQCEDCRFLCHKKCYKNVITKCISKSSTETDSDDETTLNHRIPHRFVQVTNRGTKWCCHCGYILPWGKKNIRKCAECGIMCHASCAHLVPDFCGMSLEKANEILTAIKMARERKALNDARKQKLQGLQQQQQQQQRSQLQQAEKIQEAQRAHRIHKVLPQVPKEIPYGQHGLTKAEQQEQKKQGPRDQPRFQLPGSHELLPVPAHQIPQAYKPSSLPEAYPQGAVTRDVTRPVLKEKKPSDTPSASSQQSAVSAKSVGAEINGGALNISDVTATVGQHIHHHHRHKHRHRHGLDDFRFIAVLGKGNFGKVMLAESVHTKELCAIKVLKKDFIIQNDEVESTKSEKRVFLIANKGHNPFLLNLHQCFQTENRIYFVMEYIAGGDLMWHVQQKRFTQKRAQFYAAEVLLALKFLHQNGVIYRDLKLDNILLASDGHIKLADYGLCKEKMWAGTKTSTFCGTPELMAPEILKEQGYDKAVDWWAFGVLLYQMLLTKSPFRGEDEDEVFNSILTDEPLYPINMAKEAVDILQRLLTRDPTKRLGAGTHDAEDIMKHPYFANINWDEIYRRQMIPPYVPEIRDPRAPACFDEEFTSQAAKLTPVNSILSPSMQEMFRGFTYTNDESNV from the coding sequence ATGACAGAACCTGATAATGTTATTGCCGATATTCTAAAGAAGATCGAACGTGAAAGGAATATCGCTATCGGTGCCAACAATCTCCGTAAGGAGACAAGCAATGCTCATGTAATTCAACGATGCAGCACTCAGATTAGAGAGGCGCAGAAGAACATCGAATATTTGGAGGAGActctaaagaagatgactcTCAAACAAAGGCAGCAACAACAGAGGCACCATCATAATCACAATGGAGAGGGCAAATCAGACGGGAGCAGCGAGTCACagtctgaagaagaagaagaaaagaccCCTGTTCATAAGCCGGCCTTTACCGTGTTGGACCTACTCAAATACGAGTGTCCTTCGTTGGGACATCGTATTCAGTACATGCTTCAGTTGCTTCAATTCAAGATGCAGGTGGAGGAGCAGTACCGCGAGGCCAACGAGAAGATATATAAACTTTACGAAGCTGATGGTGATCGCAAAAGTCTTTCGATGGCCCAGGAGCAGAGATTGGATAGTGATAGGAGACTGCAACTTATTAGAAAGTCTCTTAAACAATACCAGTCTTTatttgttgatgttgatgaggTGGCCCGAGAAAATGCTGTTATCAACACATACCATAAGAATTCTTTGACCGGTGTTCTTTCACTCACTATTACTGCCATTAGAAACGTCGACCACATATCTTCACCTTTGTTGGAGCGTAATCCGGAGTGTACTATTGTCATAAAAGTCGATGACACAACCAGAGGTACCACGAAAGCTGTCAGAACAGACCGTTGGAACGAGAATTTTGATATTGAGGTGTCTCACGCAAACGAGCTTTCTTTCACGATCTATGATAAACAGGGAAACCAAGACATTCCCGTGGCCCTGTGTTGGCTACCACTTTCGGATATCGCCGAAGAGATTCGTCGTAAGAAAGTTAGTCAACAAAGAGGTCAGCAGGATACTTGGATTAGCGCCTCATCACTACAACAGCATCCGGGATTTTCATCGAATACAACTATGGGTCCCCAGGCAAATAATAATGGCATCATCAGTTCGGGCAGAGACTCATTGACGCTTCCCTCATCCGGCTCATCTTTTTCGAACTCATCACCGAACGATGCTTCCAATATTACATCGAGTTGCTGGTTTGAAATGGAACCATCGGGACAGATTCTCGTAACTTTGGGCTTCATCAAGACAGAGAAAGCTAACCAATCACCTGCATTCAACGGATTAGGCCGTCACGGTGCTATTAGACAGCGCAAGGAGGAGGTCACAGAATACCACGGCCACAAGTTTGTTCAAAAGCAGTTTTATAATATCATGTGCTGTGCCGTCTGCGGTGATTTCCTACGTTATTCCGGTTTTCAATGCGAAGATTGCCGCTTTCTTTGCCATAAAAAATGCTACAAGAATGTGATTACCAAGTGCATTTCGAAATCGAGCACCGAAACCGACAGTGATGATGAGACTACGCTAAATCATCGTATTCCTCACAGATTTGTTCAAGTCACTAATCGTGGAACCAAGTGGTGCTGCCATTGCGGTTATATACTTCCATGGGGTAAGAAAAATATTCGCAAATGTGCAGAATGTGGTATCATGTGTCACGCTTCTTGTGCTCATCTTGTTCCAGACTTCTGTGGTATGTCTCTTGAGAAGGCTAATGAGATATTAACAGCCATCAAGATGGCACGGGAAAGGAAGGCTTTGAATGATGCCAGGAAACAAAAACTGCAAGGGctacaacaacaacaacaacaacaacaacggAGCCAGCTTCAGCAGGCAGAAAAAATCCAGGAGGCTCAGAGGGCCCATCGCATTCATAAGGTGTTGCCACAGGTACCTAAGGAGATACCATATGGCCAACATGGATTAACTAAAGCCGAGCAGCAGgaacaaaagaaacaaggaCCACGAGACCAGCCTAGATTTCAACTTCCGGGTTCTCATGAACTTCTGCCAGTTCCTGCTCACCAAATCCCTCAAGCATACAAACCTTCATCATTACCAGAGGCCTATCCACAGGGGGCTGTTACTCGGGATGTTACTAGACCTGtcttgaaggagaagaagccgTCGGATACGCCTTCTGCATCCTCACAGCAGAGTGCAGTGTCCGCTAAAAGTGTGGGTGCAGAGATAAATGGGGGTGCTCTGAACATCTCTGACGTTACTGCCACTGTTGGTCAACATATCCATCACCATCATAGACATAAGCATCGTCATAGACATGGACTCGATGATTTCCGATTCATTGCAGTTCTTGGTAAAGGTAACTTTGGTAAAGTTATGCTTGCAGAGTCGGTTCATACCAAAGAGCTTTGTGCCATcaaggtgttgaagaaggatttcATAATTCAGaatgatgaagttgaaagcACCAAATCGGAGAAGCGGGTTTTCTTGATCGCCAATAAGGGTCATAACCCATTTTTACTCAACCTTCATCAATGCTTCCAGACCGAAAATAGGATTTATTTTGTCATGGAATACATTGCAGGAGGTGATTTAATGTGGCATGTTCAGCAGAAGAGGTTCACTCAGAAGAGAGCGCAGTTTTATGCTGCAGAAGTTCTTCTGGCCTTGAAGTTCTTGCATCAGAATGGCGTGATATACCGTGATTTGAAATTGGATAATATTTTACTCGCCTCTGACGGTCACATTAAACTGGCAGATTACGGTCTTTGCAAGGAAAAGATGTGGGCTGGTACTAAGACGTCTACTTTCTGTGGTACTCCAGAGCTTATGGCCCCagagatcttgaaagagCAAGGCTACGATAAGGCAGTTGATTGGTGGGCCTTTGGCGTCTTATTGTATCAGATGCTTCTTACGAAATCTCCATTTCGcggtgaagatgaagatgaagtgTTCAACTCTATCTTGACAGATGAGCCATTGTATCCTATTAATATGGctaaagaagcagttgaCATTCTACAACGATTACTTACTAGAGATCCCACAAAGAGACTCGGAGCAGGGACTCATGATGCAGAGGATATTATGAAGCATCCATACTTTGCCAACATCAATTGGGATGAGATTTATCGCCGTCAAATGATCCCACCATATGTTCCGGAGATAAGGGATCCAAGAGCCCCAGCCTgctttgatgaagagttcaCATCTCAGGCTGCCAAATTGACTCCAGTGAACTCTATATTATCTCCGTCCATGCAGGAGATGTTCCGTGGATTCACTTATACTAATGACGAGAGTAATGTATAA
- a CDS encoding uncharacterized protein (BUSCO:EOG09344JL6), with protein sequence MSTLTSVKKQAEFILNTPILRQIFMPISKSFVKYAGYRKMGLRQDDLLWEENPVVQTAIRRLPADESYSRNFRIMTAHQLSLSNDVLPDSRAIQPEEDVPYLTPYILEAEAEAKEKRELDNIKLLKH encoded by the coding sequence ATGTCAACATTGACCTCAGTTAAAAAGCAGGCGGAGTTCATTTTGAACACTCCTATTCTAAGACAAATATTCATGCCTATCTCGAAGTCCTTTGTTAAATACGCGGGCTATAGAAAGATGGGTTTGAGACAGGACGATCTTCTATGGGAAGAGAACCCAGTTGTTCAGACCGCTATCCGGCGACTTCCTGCTGATGAGTCTTATTCTAGAAACTTCAGAATTATGACTGCccatcaactttctttgTCAAATGATGTCTTGCCAGACTCAAGGGCTATCCAGCCTGAGGAAGATGTTCCTTATTTGACACCATACATTTTAGAGGCTGAAGCAGAGgccaaggagaagagagagCTAGACAACATCAAATTATTGAAACACTGA